A window of Gemmatimonas sp. genomic DNA:
ACCGGCTACCTCGAGAATCAGGTCTTCGCTCCGCAGGTAGAAGCCGGGCACGCCTTGCTCTGGGCCCGCGGCGCCGCAACCACCGGGCGTCCGTACCTCGCCCGCGCCGGCGAAGAGCACAGCGGCCCGCACATGCCGTGGTTCTGGCGGGGGGAGCTTCAGGGCGGCGGCGTCCTCAATGACATGATGTGCCACTCGGCCCTGCTCATACAGCATCTGCTCACGAAACCGGGCGAGCCGCTGTCGTCGGTGAAACCCAGACGCGTCACGGCGCACATCGCGAGTCTCAAGTGGTCGCGCCCCGAGTACGCGAAGCGCCTTCAGAAGATGATGGGCAAGGAAGTGAACTACTCGAAGCATCCGTCCGAGGATTACGCCAGCCTCCACGTGGAGTACGAGACGGCCGATGGCCATACGGTTCACGGCGAGGCATCGACCTCCTGGAGTTTCATTGGCGCCGGGCTTCGTCTTTCCGCCGAGCTCCTTGGCCCGGAGTATTCGATGCAGTGGAATTCGCTCGATGCCGGGCTGCGGCTCTTCTTCAGCCGCGAAGTGAAGGGGCGCGCCGGAGAGGATCTCGTTGAAAAACAGAACGCCGAGATGGGACTCATGCCGGTGGTCGCGAACGAGGCAATGGCCTATGGCTACGAAGCCGAAGACCGCCACTTCGTGCGCGCGTTCCTGGGCAAGGAGAAGCCGGCGCTCACGTGGCACGATGGACTCGATGTCGTGAAGCTGCTCATGACCGCGTACATGAGCGCGGAGCAGGGCAAGACCATCGAGTTCCCGCCCCGCAATATCGACAAGTTCGTGCCGCAGGTGGCACAAGGCAC
This region includes:
- a CDS encoding Gfo/Idh/MocA family oxidoreductase, whose amino-acid sequence is TGYLENQVFAPQVEAGHALLWARGAATTGRPYLARAGEEHSGPHMPWFWRGELQGGGVLNDMMCHSALLIQHLLTKPGEPLSSVKPRRVTAHIASLKWSRPEYAKRLQKMMGKEVNYSKHPSEDYASLHVEYETADGHTVHGEASTSWSFIGAGLRLSAELLGPEYSMQWNSLDAGLRLFFSREVKGRAGEDLVEKQNAEMGLMPVVANEAMAYGYEAEDRHFVRAFLGKEKPALTWHDGLDVVKLLMTAYMSAEQGKTIEFPPRNIDKFVPQVAQGTWKPR